The following proteins are co-located in the Thermoanaerobacterales bacterium genome:
- the acsC gene encoding acetyl-CoA decarbonylase/synthase complex subunit gamma — protein sequence MALTGLQIFKLLPKTNCRDCGFATCMAFAMALAAGKASLEACAHASDEARATLGAAAEPPVRLIAVGRGENAVELGGEVVLFRHEKTFYHPTAVAIEVRDDLPEPQLVERLQRIHSLAFERVGLTMRVDMVAVRQTGPEAEAFVGAVRLVRAHSPLPLILATPDPAAMRDALGVCAAERPLLWGATESNREAMASLAREHNCPLVVTAQDPARLAGLSEEIIRAGHRDIILHAACSGVGDTLRAATAIRRMAIKKRFRPFGLPILTSVSGNGDAYRAVLEAGTYVAKYASIVVVDTVEPAVVLPLLTLRQDIYTDPQKPIQVEATCYTIGNPGRNAPVLVTTNFSLTYFSVVNEVEASRIGSYLVTVDTDGTSVLTAWASGKFGAEQISEALDKTAVGERVDHRRVIIPGYVAVLSGRLADLSGWEVSVGPREAAGIPAFLRAYTSGRAG from the coding sequence ATGGCGTTGACGGGACTGCAAATCTTTAAACTTTTACCGAAAACCAACTGCCGCGACTGCGGGTTTGCGACGTGCATGGCCTTCGCCATGGCCCTGGCCGCCGGGAAGGCCTCCCTGGAGGCCTGTGCCCATGCTTCGGATGAGGCCCGCGCCACCCTCGGCGCGGCGGCCGAACCGCCGGTACGGCTGATCGCCGTGGGCCGGGGGGAAAACGCGGTCGAGCTGGGAGGGGAAGTGGTCCTCTTCCGCCATGAAAAGACCTTTTATCACCCCACGGCGGTCGCCATCGAAGTGCGGGACGATCTCCCCGAGCCGCAACTGGTCGAGCGGCTGCAGCGTATTCACAGCCTGGCCTTTGAACGGGTGGGCCTGACGATGCGCGTCGATATGGTCGCCGTGCGCCAGACCGGTCCGGAAGCGGAGGCTTTCGTCGGGGCCGTGCGGCTGGTGCGGGCGCACAGCCCGCTGCCGCTCATCCTGGCGACCCCTGATCCTGCGGCGATGCGGGATGCGCTCGGCGTTTGCGCCGCGGAACGCCCTCTTCTCTGGGGAGCGACCGAGAGCAACCGGGAGGCCATGGCTTCCCTGGCGCGGGAGCACAACTGTCCCCTGGTCGTGACGGCGCAAGACCCCGCGCGTCTCGCCGGTCTCAGTGAAGAGATCATCCGCGCCGGACACAGGGATATTATTCTGCATGCGGCCTGCTCCGGTGTCGGCGACACGTTACGGGCCGCCACCGCCATCCGGCGGATGGCGATCAAGAAGCGCTTCCGTCCTTTCGGCTTGCCCATTCTCACCTCGGTCAGCGGAAACGGGGATGCCTACCGGGCCGTCCTTGAGGCCGGGACCTATGTCGCCAAGTACGCGAGCATCGTCGTCGTGGATACGGTTGAGCCGGCCGTGGTCCTGCCGTTGCTGACATTGCGGCAAGACATCTACACCGACCCCCAAAAACCGATCCAGGTCGAGGCCACGTGCTACACCATCGGAAACCCCGGCCGCAACGCCCCGGTGCTTGTGACCACCAATTTCTCGCTGACCTACTTCTCGGTGGTCAACGAGGTCGAGGCAAGCAGGATCGGGAGCTACCTGGTGACGGTGGACACCGACGGCACCTCCGTCCTTACGGCCTGGGCCTCCGGGAAGTTCGGCGCGGAGCAAATCAGTGAGGCGCTGGATAAGACCGCCGTCGGCGAAAGAGTCGATCACCGGCGGGTCATCATTCCCGGCTATGTGGCCGTGCTGAGCGGACGGCTCGCCGACCTTTCGGGATGGGAGGTCAGCGTCGGTCCCCGCGAGGCGGCCGGGATACCCGCCTTTCTGCGCGCCTACACGTCGGGCCGGGCCGGCTGA
- a CDS encoding acetyl-CoA decarbonylase/synthase complex subunit delta yields MPFELYREHPPFRINEVELGELNTEGGSRRLSIGGAGALPFLTYDGPLAHLPAVGAEVWDVVPESWPAPLEEVLGPVAGDPLTWARCAVRDWGAEFICLRLRGADPEHGDASPEACAGLAREVLAAAEVPLVILGCGNAAKDNAVLQSVCEACAGTRCLVGPVTGDNYRTIAAAAMVNGHAVIAQSPVDVNMQKQVCVLLNDLGMPQEQIVMDPTTGGLGYGLEYTYSVMERIRLAALQGEASLASPMIVFCGCEAWRAKEAKNGPADGIVQGVVWEALTAAALVLSGADMLVMLHPGALRAVRQHVGSLAEGEMPL; encoded by the coding sequence ATGCCGTTCGAGCTTTACCGGGAACATCCGCCCTTCAGGATCAATGAAGTAGAACTGGGGGAGCTGAACACGGAGGGCGGCAGCCGGCGGCTGTCGATCGGCGGAGCGGGGGCCCTGCCCTTCCTCACCTATGACGGACCGCTCGCCCATCTCCCCGCGGTGGGGGCGGAGGTATGGGACGTGGTGCCGGAGTCGTGGCCCGCCCCCCTGGAGGAGGTCCTGGGCCCCGTGGCGGGCGACCCGCTGACCTGGGCCCGATGCGCCGTCCGGGACTGGGGAGCGGAGTTCATCTGCCTGCGGCTCCGCGGCGCCGATCCCGAGCACGGCGACGCCTCGCCGGAGGCGTGCGCCGGTCTGGCCCGGGAGGTGCTGGCGGCCGCAGAGGTACCGTTGGTCATACTGGGGTGCGGCAATGCCGCCAAGGACAACGCCGTGTTGCAGAGCGTCTGCGAGGCCTGTGCCGGCACGCGCTGCCTGGTGGGGCCGGTGACCGGCGACAACTACCGCACCATCGCCGCCGCGGCCATGGTCAACGGGCATGCCGTGATCGCCCAGAGTCCGGTCGATGTCAACATGCAGAAACAGGTCTGCGTCCTGCTCAACGACCTGGGCATGCCGCAGGAACAGATCGTGATGGACCCCACCACCGGCGGGTTGGGGTACGGTCTCGAATACACTTACTCCGTTATGGAGCGCATCCGCCTGGCCGCCTTGCAGGGCGAGGCGAGCCTGGCCTCCCCGATGATCGTGTTTTGCGGCTGTGAGGCATGGCGGGCCAAAGAGGCGAAGAACGGCCCCGCCGACGGGATCGTCCAGGGCGTCGTCTGGGAGGCCCTCACCGCGGCCGCCCTGGTCCTCTCCGGGGCCGATATGCTGGTGATGCTTCATCCCGGGGCGCTGCGCGCGGTGCGACAACACGTCGGATCTCTGGCTGAGGGAGAGATGCCGCTATGA
- a CDS encoding methylenetetrahydrofolate reductase C-terminal domain-containing protein yields MILARPRQVSSILAGLGGARRLAVIGCQECVTVCQAGGRKEVSCLAHLLRIAGLKEGLPLMVTEATVARQCDTAYLAPLDPLVEQVEACISLGCGVGVQFIAERYPGVPVIPGVDTVGGGGTTAPGVWEERCAMCGECVLDQTAGICPVTRCAKSLLNGPCGGSSGGMCEVDPDLPCAWEMIYRRMKERKSLDDLRSIRPPKNWVSSRSGGLRRVIREDAMR; encoded by the coding sequence ATGATTCTTGCCCGGCCGAGGCAGGTTTCATCTATCCTGGCGGGTTTGGGCGGCGCCAGGCGCCTGGCGGTGATCGGCTGCCAGGAATGTGTAACGGTGTGTCAGGCGGGCGGCAGGAAGGAGGTCTCCTGCCTTGCTCACCTGCTCCGCATCGCCGGCCTCAAAGAGGGCTTGCCTTTGATGGTCACGGAGGCGACCGTAGCGCGCCAGTGCGATACCGCCTACCTTGCGCCGCTCGACCCTCTTGTGGAACAGGTAGAGGCGTGTATCTCGCTGGGTTGCGGGGTCGGCGTGCAGTTCATCGCCGAGAGATACCCCGGCGTGCCGGTGATCCCCGGGGTGGATACCGTCGGCGGCGGGGGTACGACAGCCCCCGGGGTGTGGGAGGAGCGCTGCGCAATGTGCGGGGAGTGTGTGCTCGATCAGACCGCGGGGATCTGCCCGGTTACGCGCTGCGCCAAGAGCCTGTTGAACGGTCCGTGCGGCGGTTCGAGCGGCGGGATGTGCGAGGTCGACCCCGACCTTCCCTGCGCCTGGGAAATGATCTACCGTCGGATGAAGGAGCGGAAGAGCCTTGACGACCTGCGGTCGATCAGACCACCCAAGAACTGGGTTAGTTCGCGTTCAGGGGGACTGCGCAGGGTGATACGGGAGGATGCAATGCGATGA
- a CDS encoding AAA family ATPase → MECKIAVAGKGGSGKTSVAALVIRYLMRHGPGPVLAVDADPNANLGEALGLSPCVDLMDVLQEIQGTSPMAGGMDKTSYVDARVREALMEADGGPVDLIAMGRPDGPGCYCYANALLRAVMEKLENNYAFVVVDNEAGLEHLSRRTTDLVDLLLVVSDNSMRGVRSAGRVARLVAALGLRVKRQCLMICKVQGKLSPAMREEAAATGLEFAGVLPYDFRLAAGDAAGEPLLGLPDEAAAVRWLEPVLDELLQPNRNLRKKVTLPCRSSFTGNIRPSGSMK, encoded by the coding sequence ATGGAATGCAAAATCGCCGTGGCAGGGAAAGGCGGTTCGGGGAAGACATCGGTCGCCGCCCTGGTGATCCGTTACCTTATGCGGCACGGACCGGGGCCGGTGCTGGCGGTGGACGCCGACCCGAACGCCAATCTGGGCGAGGCCCTCGGCCTGTCTCCATGCGTCGACCTCATGGATGTCTTGCAGGAGATTCAGGGGACGTCCCCCATGGCCGGAGGGATGGACAAGACATCTTATGTTGATGCGCGTGTACGGGAGGCGCTCATGGAAGCGGACGGCGGCCCGGTTGACCTCATCGCCATGGGGCGGCCGGACGGCCCCGGGTGCTATTGCTACGCCAACGCCCTTCTCCGTGCGGTCATGGAGAAGCTGGAGAACAATTACGCCTTCGTCGTGGTCGATAATGAGGCCGGGCTCGAGCACCTCAGCCGCCGCACCACCGATCTCGTTGATCTGCTCCTCGTGGTCAGCGACAACAGCATGCGCGGGGTGCGGTCCGCCGGACGCGTGGCCCGCCTCGTGGCCGCACTCGGCCTGCGTGTGAAACGGCAATGCCTGATGATCTGCAAGGTGCAGGGGAAGCTGAGCCCGGCGATGCGCGAGGAGGCTGCCGCCACGGGCCTTGAGTTCGCGGGCGTCCTGCCGTACGACTTCAGGCTCGCCGCCGGCGACGCGGCCGGAGAGCCGCTTCTGGGGCTGCCGGATGAGGCGGCGGCGGTGCGCTGGTTGGAGCCCGTGCTCGATGAACTGTTGCAGCCGAACCGGAACTTGCGAAAGAAGGTGACATTGCCATGCCGTTCGAGCTTTACCGGGAACATCCGCCCTTCAGGATCAATGAAGTAG
- a CDS encoding formate--tetrahydrofolate ligase encodes MLPDIEIARRARLRPIEEVASDLGLTPDEIEPYGRYKAKVSLDVYRRAKEHPRARLIFTTAITPTPAGEGKTCTAIGLTQALGRLGKRVMVCLREPSLGPTFGIKGGAAGGGYSQVVPMEDINLHFTGDLHAISAAHNLLAAVLDNHLYNGNELQIDAKRVIWPRVVDMNDRALRNIVCGLGGPADGVPREARFDITVASEIMALMCLAEGPQDFKERVGRILVAYTRNGKPVFARDLKVAGALTALMKDALKPNLVQTIEGQPAFIHGGPFANIAHGNNSIIATRTALGLADFVVTEGGFGSDLGAEKFFDIVCPYAGFKPDAVVLVATVRALNLHGGVPLAEVGRTDLEALRRGLANLDWHVHNIRNNFGLPVVVAVNRFPTDDQAELDLIQRHCAEQDVPVAISEVVAAGGAGGEELAVKVLDVLENSGEAFAFRALYDWNLPVKAKIETVARKVYGADGVVYTDQAAQQIADLDGLGLSRLPICVAKTQSSLSDNPKLLGRPTGWKLTVREIRPAAGAGFLVVLTGKTMTMPGLPRVPAAERVDLDADGNVLGLF; translated from the coding sequence ATGCTGCCGGACATTGAAATAGCCCGCCGGGCCAGGTTGAGGCCGATTGAGGAGGTGGCCTCCGATCTGGGTTTGACGCCCGATGAAATTGAGCCATACGGCAGGTACAAGGCCAAGGTCAGCCTCGATGTTTACCGGCGGGCGAAGGAGCATCCCCGCGCCAGACTGATCTTCACCACGGCCATCACCCCGACGCCCGCCGGCGAGGGGAAGACCTGCACCGCGATCGGCCTGACCCAGGCGCTCGGGCGTCTGGGCAAGAGGGTGATGGTTTGTCTGCGCGAGCCGTCGCTGGGGCCGACTTTCGGCATCAAGGGGGGCGCGGCCGGCGGAGGGTACTCCCAGGTGGTGCCGATGGAGGATATCAACCTTCACTTCACGGGAGACCTGCACGCCATCTCGGCCGCGCACAATCTCCTGGCGGCGGTGCTTGACAACCACCTGTACAACGGGAATGAACTGCAGATCGATGCCAAGCGAGTCATCTGGCCACGGGTGGTGGACATGAATGACCGTGCCCTGCGCAATATCGTGTGCGGCCTGGGCGGGCCGGCCGACGGCGTGCCGCGCGAGGCCCGCTTCGACATTACGGTGGCTTCGGAGATAATGGCACTGATGTGCCTGGCCGAGGGGCCGCAGGACTTCAAGGAGCGCGTGGGGAGGATTCTGGTCGCCTACACCCGGAACGGAAAACCGGTCTTCGCCCGTGACCTGAAAGTGGCCGGGGCGTTGACGGCCCTGATGAAGGACGCCCTCAAACCCAACCTGGTGCAGACGATCGAGGGTCAACCGGCCTTCATTCACGGAGGGCCGTTCGCCAATATCGCCCACGGGAACAACTCCATCATCGCGACGAGGACGGCGCTTGGGTTGGCGGACTTCGTGGTCACCGAGGGCGGTTTCGGGTCCGACCTCGGGGCGGAGAAGTTCTTTGACATCGTATGCCCTTACGCCGGATTCAAACCCGATGCGGTGGTGCTGGTGGCCACGGTACGTGCCCTGAACCTGCACGGCGGGGTGCCGCTGGCCGAGGTCGGCCGAACCGACCTGGAAGCCCTGCGCCGCGGTCTGGCCAACCTCGACTGGCACGTGCACAACATCAGGAATAATTTCGGGCTCCCGGTCGTGGTCGCGGTCAACCGGTTCCCGACCGACGATCAGGCGGAACTGGATCTGATCCAGCGCCATTGCGCGGAGCAGGACGTACCCGTGGCGATTTCGGAAGTGGTTGCGGCCGGCGGCGCCGGGGGAGAGGAGTTGGCGGTTAAAGTGCTCGATGTCCTGGAAAACTCCGGTGAAGCGTTCGCCTTCCGAGCGCTTTACGACTGGAACCTGCCGGTAAAGGCGAAAATCGAGACCGTCGCCCGCAAGGTGTACGGCGCCGACGGTGTTGTCTACACCGATCAGGCCGCTCAGCAGATCGCCGACCTGGACGGCCTCGGCTTAAGCCGCCTTCCGATTTGCGTAGCGAAGACACAGAGTTCGCTTTCCGATAACCCAAAGCTGCTCGGCCGTCCTACAGGTTGGAAGCTCACGGTGCGGGAAATTCGGCCCGCGGCGGGGGCCGGGTTCCTGGTGGTGTTGACCGGGAAAACAATGACGATGCCCGGTCTTCCGCGGGTTCCGGCGGCGGAAAGAGTTGATCTCGATGCGGACGGCAACGTATTAGGGCTTTTCTAA
- a CDS encoding hydrogenase iron-sulfur subunit: protein MSFEPRIIAFCCHHCAYGAADLAGVLRLQYPANIRIIRVPCSGRVSEEHILWAFANGADGVCVSGCLEGDCHYQSGNLRAGKRVRILRNRLWDIGLEPERLRMFNISAAMGSAFIGLMQEMTDVIRALGPVAGSGGAR, encoded by the coding sequence ATGAGTTTTGAGCCGAGGATCATCGCTTTCTGCTGCCACCACTGCGCCTACGGGGCGGCGGACCTGGCCGGCGTGCTCCGCCTTCAGTATCCGGCGAACATCCGGATTATCAGGGTGCCCTGCTCGGGCCGGGTGAGCGAAGAGCATATCCTGTGGGCTTTCGCCAACGGCGCCGACGGAGTGTGCGTATCAGGCTGCCTCGAAGGCGACTGCCATTACCAAAGCGGTAATCTCCGGGCCGGTAAAAGGGTGCGGATCTTGAGGAACCGCCTGTGGGACATCGGCCTGGAACCGGAACGCCTGCGGATGTTCAACATCTCCGCCGCCATGGGGAGCGCCTTCATCGGCCTGATGCAGGAAATGACGGACGTCATCCGCGCCCTGGGCCCGGTGGCGGGGAGCGGCGGCGCTCGATAG
- a CDS encoding LytTR family DNA-binding domain-containing protein, whose amino-acid sequence MKALIVDDEYPARTELRHLLSQCDCMKVIGEATNTDDAWQLINAVDYDVIFLDIKLPGTSGIELASRLKSMTKAPRLVFVTAFEDHAVKAFALGAFDYLLKPVSDERLRETIARLRKTLCEEAPPPKWLTGERNGIAVPVAVKDIVYAFAANNSTFVRTYADQVRIRCTMEQLCERLPNDVFFRSHRAYLVNVNKIKEIWPDVNGAYTLVMNDADHSTVTVSRGRVEDLKRRLGLQGRLRLRGGACARKKRPREGV is encoded by the coding sequence ATGAAGGCGTTGATTGTGGATGACGAATACCCGGCGCGTACGGAATTGCGCCACCTGTTGTCACAATGCGACTGCATGAAAGTGATCGGCGAAGCCACGAACACCGATGATGCCTGGCAATTGATCAACGCCGTCGACTACGATGTCATTTTTCTTGATATCAAGCTGCCGGGCACCAGCGGTATAGAGTTGGCGTCCAGATTGAAGTCGATGACCAAGGCCCCGCGACTGGTCTTCGTCACGGCTTTCGAGGACCACGCCGTCAAGGCGTTCGCTCTGGGAGCTTTCGACTATCTTCTGAAACCGGTGAGCGATGAACGGCTGCGTGAGACCATCGCCCGGTTGCGCAAGACACTGTGCGAGGAAGCACCCCCACCGAAATGGCTGACGGGTGAGAGGAACGGCATCGCCGTACCGGTGGCGGTGAAGGATATTGTCTATGCCTTCGCCGCCAACAATTCCACTTTTGTGCGCACGTATGCCGATCAGGTGCGGATCAGATGCACCATGGAACAGCTCTGTGAACGCCTGCCGAACGATGTTTTCTTCCGTTCCCATCGCGCGTACCTGGTCAACGTTAACAAGATCAAAGAGATCTGGCCCGACGTTAACGGTGCCTACACCCTGGTCATGAATGACGCGGATCACAGTACGGTTACGGTGAGCCGGGGACGCGTGGAGGACCTCAAAAGGCGCTTGGGATTGCAGGGGCGCCTTCGTCTGAGAGGTGGCGCCTGTGCCCGTAAAAAACGGCCGAGGGAGGGGGTGTAG
- a CDS encoding methylenetetrahydrofolate reductase yields the protein MSTGPQTDKKKNAAASRLEAVLRAGIFAVTAEIGPPKHADGTRIRRLAAELKEYSDAQNLTDNQTAVVRLCSLAAAVHVLQAGGDPVLQMTTRDRNRIALQSDLLGAASLGIRNVLCLSGDHQRFGNHPEAKGVFDLDSVQLTAAVRRMRDEGLFLCGEEIKAPPRVFIGAVENPFAGPVELRVLRLGKKIAAGAEFIQTQVVYDVPAFSEWMAAVRAAGWHKRAFILAGVIPPKSDRAIRYMSRVPGITVPDELIRRMERAADPLGEGRRIALEIIRQLRDIEGVSGVHIMAVNWEDVVPELVAEAGLYPRPRISTTQGGGDSDAAGH from the coding sequence ATGAGCACCGGCCCTCAAACGGACAAAAAAAAGAATGCGGCCGCAAGCCGTCTGGAGGCCGTCCTGCGGGCCGGCATCTTCGCCGTTACCGCCGAGATCGGCCCGCCGAAACATGCCGACGGCACCAGGATCCGGCGGCTTGCCGCCGAGCTGAAGGAATACTCCGACGCGCAGAATCTGACCGACAACCAGACGGCGGTGGTGCGGCTCTGCAGCCTGGCGGCCGCCGTACACGTGTTGCAGGCCGGCGGCGACCCGGTGCTCCAGATGACGACGCGCGACCGCAACCGCATCGCTCTGCAGTCGGACCTGCTCGGGGCGGCCAGCCTGGGGATCAGAAACGTCCTCTGCCTGAGCGGCGATCACCAGCGGTTCGGCAACCATCCGGAGGCCAAAGGGGTCTTTGACCTGGACTCCGTCCAACTGACGGCCGCGGTACGGCGAATGCGCGACGAGGGGCTCTTTCTGTGCGGCGAGGAAATCAAGGCTCCCCCGCGCGTCTTCATCGGCGCGGTGGAGAACCCCTTCGCCGGCCCCGTCGAACTCCGTGTCCTCCGCCTGGGCAAGAAGATAGCGGCCGGTGCGGAGTTCATTCAGACCCAGGTGGTCTACGATGTTCCGGCCTTCAGCGAGTGGATGGCCGCCGTACGGGCGGCCGGCTGGCATAAACGGGCCTTCATCCTGGCCGGGGTCATACCGCCGAAGTCGGACCGCGCCATCCGCTATATGAGCCGCGTGCCCGGGATCACGGTACCCGATGAGTTGATCAGGCGCATGGAACGGGCCGCCGACCCGTTGGGCGAGGGCCGGCGCATCGCCCTGGAGATTATACGGCAGTTGCGCGATATCGAGGGTGTCAGCGGAGTGCACATTATGGCCGTCAACTGGGAGGACGTGGTGCCCGAACTTGTGGCCGAAGCAGGGCTTTACCCGCGGCCACGAATCAGTACAACTCAAGGAGGGGGCGACAGTGATGCTGCCGGACATTGA
- a CDS encoding dihydropteroate synthase yields the protein MMLIGERINGLFRDVATAIQTRNPEPIQRLAIAQRGQGAAYLDLNTGPAVDDPAAVMPWLVKTVEEVVDTPLCIDAAKLPVIEAGLKAVTKGRPVINSTTAERDQLERYLAMAKEYGAYLIALTMNRQGVSRDAADRLAMAMEIVVAADELGYPVADLFIDPLVLPVNVGQEHAVQVLETIRQVKSLSDPPPRTVIGLSNVSQGCPHRPLLNRTFAAMAMAAGLDAAIADVGDGQLRETIAAGRVLLGKEIYSDAFLGSAGRRHS from the coding sequence ATGATGCTGATCGGTGAGCGTATCAACGGGCTGTTCCGGGATGTGGCGACGGCCATCCAGACGCGGAATCCCGAACCGATCCAGCGGCTGGCGATAGCCCAGCGTGGGCAGGGAGCCGCCTACCTGGACCTGAACACCGGGCCGGCCGTGGATGACCCGGCGGCGGTAATGCCCTGGCTGGTGAAAACGGTGGAAGAAGTCGTCGATACCCCGCTCTGCATCGACGCCGCCAAACTCCCGGTGATCGAAGCCGGCCTGAAGGCCGTCACCAAGGGGAGACCGGTCATCAATTCGACCACGGCCGAGCGCGACCAGTTGGAGAGGTATCTGGCGATGGCCAAGGAGTACGGCGCCTATCTGATCGCGTTGACCATGAACCGGCAGGGCGTTTCGAGGGACGCCGCCGACCGCCTGGCCATGGCGATGGAGATCGTGGTCGCCGCCGATGAACTCGGCTATCCCGTGGCGGATCTCTTTATCGACCCGCTGGTATTGCCCGTCAATGTGGGGCAGGAGCATGCCGTGCAGGTGCTGGAGACGATACGCCAGGTCAAGTCGCTGTCCGATCCCCCGCCACGGACGGTGATCGGCCTCAGCAACGTCTCGCAGGGTTGTCCGCACCGGCCCCTCCTCAACCGCACCTTTGCAGCCATGGCTATGGCCGCCGGATTGGACGCCGCCATCGCCGACGTCGGCGACGGACAGCTCAGGGAAACCATCGCCGCGGGGCGCGTGTTGCTGGGCAAGGAGATTTACAGCGACGCGTTTCTCGGAAGCGCGGGGCGGCGGCACTCCTAG
- the acsB gene encoding acetyl-CoA decarbonylase/synthase complex subunit alpha/beta has translation MSRNIATAAIRGAHSIVRRAEKRLQEALDTLGADHPVELPNTGYYLPVIYGITGRKVTRLADAEPVLALARELLPPLPARERWTPYLGPALDAGMATLFAEEIIEALRYVTGSSPGGIWLGAADDVILRERGIEFVDGRAPGFAAVVGAAPDTATAVKLAREMQQKNLYVFMAGRTDGASFAEQLAAADVQLGWPTRLVPFGEEVYAHIFSLGFATRVALSFGGVSPGDYHRVLMYNKDRVFAFVLALGPVTDEWYATAAGAINFGFPVIADTDIPQILPYGVCTYEHVVSGVPHDRIVARAVEVRGLKVAAAELEVPVAFGPAFEGEIIRRPDTFVEIGAGRAPAFEFLVTRPMSEVEDGRVQVVGPELDNLGEGGILPLGLVVEVAGRKMKEEFEPVLERRLHYFVNYLEGVVHIGQRDIVRIRISKKAFAAGLRLRHIGEAVANRVKAEFGSLVDKVQVTLYSMPDLVLTEQETARAQYRRRDERLGSLTDEAVDTFYTCSLCQSFAPAHICVVTPERLGLCGAVNWLDARASYELKQTGPNQPVAIGTCIDEVRGQFSGVNSAMERYTQGKITALNLYSMMENPMTSCGCFEAIAAVLPEANGIFIVNREYSGDTPIGMRFSTLAGMVGGGEQTPGFMGLARAYILSRRFIQADGGLPRVVWMPRQLKEYLRAGLLRRGAEIGIPDLYERVADETVGTSPDDIFPFLEAKQHPALSLAPIM, from the coding sequence TTGTCCAGGAACATTGCCACGGCAGCCATTCGCGGCGCGCACAGCATCGTGCGGCGCGCCGAAAAACGGCTCCAGGAAGCATTAGACACCCTGGGGGCGGATCATCCCGTCGAACTGCCCAACACCGGGTACTATCTTCCCGTGATTTATGGTATCACCGGGCGGAAGGTGACCCGACTGGCCGATGCCGAACCGGTGCTGGCGCTGGCGAGGGAGCTTCTCCCTCCCTTGCCGGCGCGGGAGCGATGGACTCCGTACCTCGGCCCGGCGCTGGACGCGGGCATGGCGACACTGTTCGCCGAGGAGATCATCGAGGCCCTGCGGTATGTCACCGGTTCAAGTCCGGGTGGTATCTGGCTGGGCGCCGCAGACGACGTCATTCTGCGCGAGCGCGGCATCGAATTCGTGGACGGTCGCGCCCCCGGTTTCGCCGCCGTCGTCGGCGCGGCGCCGGATACGGCCACGGCGGTGAAACTCGCCCGGGAGATGCAGCAGAAGAACCTCTATGTCTTCATGGCGGGACGGACGGACGGCGCCAGCTTCGCGGAACAACTGGCCGCGGCGGACGTGCAGCTCGGCTGGCCCACCCGGCTGGTCCCGTTCGGTGAAGAGGTGTACGCCCATATCTTCTCCCTCGGGTTCGCCACGCGGGTGGCCCTCTCGTTCGGCGGGGTGAGTCCCGGCGACTATCACCGCGTGCTCATGTACAACAAGGACCGCGTCTTCGCCTTCGTCCTGGCGCTCGGCCCGGTCACCGACGAGTGGTATGCCACCGCCGCCGGAGCGATCAACTTCGGATTTCCGGTTATCGCCGACACCGACATCCCCCAGATCCTGCCCTACGGTGTCTGCACCTATGAACACGTGGTCTCGGGCGTCCCGCACGACCGGATTGTGGCCCGGGCCGTCGAAGTGCGGGGACTGAAGGTGGCCGCGGCCGAACTCGAGGTGCCCGTGGCCTTCGGCCCGGCGTTTGAGGGCGAGATCATCCGCCGGCCCGACACCTTTGTGGAAATCGGCGCCGGACGCGCTCCGGCCTTTGAGTTCCTCGTGACGCGCCCGATGAGCGAGGTGGAGGACGGCCGGGTACAGGTCGTCGGGCCCGAATTGGATAACCTGGGTGAGGGCGGTATTCTTCCGTTGGGTCTCGTTGTGGAGGTCGCGGGCCGGAAAATGAAGGAGGAGTTCGAGCCCGTCCTCGAGAGACGCCTGCACTATTTCGTTAACTACCTGGAGGGCGTCGTGCACATCGGCCAGCGCGATATCGTCCGCATCCGCATATCCAAGAAAGCCTTCGCCGCCGGCCTGCGCCTGCGCCACATCGGGGAGGCCGTCGCCAACCGGGTCAAGGCGGAGTTCGGGTCGCTCGTGGATAAGGTCCAGGTGACACTTTACTCCATGCCGGACCTGGTGCTCACCGAGCAGGAAACGGCGCGCGCGCAGTACAGGCGCCGTGACGAACGGCTGGGCTCCCTGACCGATGAGGCCGTCGACACGTTCTATACGTGCAGTCTCTGTCAATCGTTCGCCCCCGCCCACATCTGCGTCGTCACGCCCGAGAGACTGGGGCTGTGCGGCGCGGTGAACTGGCTCGACGCGCGGGCCTCCTACGAGCTCAAGCAGACCGGACCCAACCAGCCGGTGGCGATCGGTACATGCATCGATGAGGTACGGGGGCAATTCAGCGGCGTCAACAGCGCCATGGAGCGCTACACCCAGGGCAAGATCACGGCCCTCAACCTCTACTCGATGATGGAAAACCCGATGACCTCCTGCGGGTGCTTCGAAGCCATCGCCGCCGTCCTCCCCGAGGCCAACGGGATCTTTATCGTGAACCGCGAGTATTCGGGGGATACGCCCATCGGGATGCGGTTTTCGACCCTGGCCGGGATGGTGGGAGGAGGCGAGCAGACCCCCGGCTTCATGGGACTCGCCAGGGCTTACATCCTGAGCCGGCGCTTCATTCAGGCCGACGGCGGTCTGCCCCGCGTGGTCTGGATGCCGCGTCAGCTCAAGGAGTACCTCAGGGCAGGGCTTCTTCGCCGCGGGGCCGAGATCGGGATCCCGGACCTCTACGAGCGCGTCGCCGACGAAACGGTGGGCACCTCGCCGGACGATATTTTCCCGTTCCTCGAGGCAAAGCAACATCCGGCCTTAAGCCTGGCACCGATCATGTAA